The Gloeocapsopsis sp. IPPAS B-1203 region TGTGGTTTCTTCTTGAGCAGATGTTGTAGAAATTTAGCTTTAAGTTCAGTTTTCATTTGAGTAGTTCCCTTAATTGATGAATTATTGCTTTCTAAGCCTGTTACTCATAACTTGCCCACATCTGAAATCATTCATATCACCACTCACAAAAATTCAGTAAATCTACAGACTTAAAAGAGCAACAGATAAACATAGAGTAATGCTGTAAGTAATAATGCAGTACCTTGTCTTTATCTATTTCATACGAGTTTGAGTAGCCGCATCGCAAGCACTACCACTATTTGGGCTTTCCGGTAAGTCGGTTCCAGCAATAAGAACCTCACACATAATTGTTTGAGTAGTTTGTCCAGCCGTTCTGAAAACACCACCAGCATAGCCTTTGAGATCGGATTCCAGCGCCTTAGCTTTATTCGCGACACCACTTGTTATTCCATCAGCCGTAGCTACTGAAAAATACGAGTAATTATTGCTACTAGAGATACCAATACTTAGCATATTAATGTCTTCTGTAAAAGTTTGGTTCTCAAGATAGTAAACTTGCTGTGATCGATTCATTGCGTCAACGTTATTTTTTGCTTCCGATTGCCGAGCCTTAGCAGCTTGCTTAAGAAATGTAGGTAAAGCGATCACAGACAAAATACCTATAATAATAATCACTACAAGCAGTTCAATCAGCGTGAAGCCTTGATCCTGATTCTTTGGGTTCAGGTTTTTCAGCAACTTTGCTTTTAGTTCTGCCTTCATCTCAATTTGTTGGTTGTGAGTAGTTTGTACCTTCTTGCTTTAAAGTACCCACTACCGCTAAGCTTCTATCACGCCAGTTTTCAAGTTCTCTTTTCGCTAATTAAGTAGGACGCTCTAAAAGTACAAAACCTCGACTCTCCAACCCCGTCAACGCTTGACTTACCACTTCTAAAGCTTCTGTTTCGCCTGT contains the following coding sequences:
- a CDS encoding type IV pilin-like G/H family protein, with the protein product MKAELKAKLLKNLNPKNQDQGFTLIELLVVIIIIGILSVIALPTFLKQAAKARQSEAKNNVDAMNRSQQVYYLENQTFTEDINMLSIGISSSNNYSYFSVATADGITSGVANKAKALESDLKGYAGGVFRTAGQTTQTIMCEVLIAGTDLPESPNSGSACDAATQTRMK